Proteins from a single region of Deltaproteobacteria bacterium:
- a CDS encoding J domain-containing protein, with product MTGKDYYRILEVDKEATEEEIKQAYRRLALRYHPDRNAGDPRAEERFKEISEAYGVLMDREKRRLYDSQQSPFAGRYRYRQEEVFRDMFRNPQAQDLFRELSREFEKYGVRFDERFMNRVFFGGRGIFFGGIFFGGPIFGSPFFSRDSGGAPVFGRESRRPALHKSKVRTLNEGILARFGQKIETLLLGHAPKSIGRSNGLDMTYHLRLTREEASSGSKIRIAYKRGKSPEKLDVKIPPGTRSGSRLRVRGKGMPNPAGGPPGDLYLLIEVGR from the coding sequence ATGACCGGGAAAGACTACTACAGGATTCTTGAGGTTGACAAGGAGGCCACCGAGGAGGAGATCAAACAGGCCTACAGGAGGCTGGCCCTCCGGTACCATCCTGACCGGAATGCGGGAGACCCTCGGGCGGAGGAGAGATTCAAGGAGATCAGCGAGGCATACGGGGTGCTCATGGATCGAGAAAAGAGGAGGCTCTACGATTCCCAACAGAGCCCCTTTGCCGGCAGGTATCGGTATCGCCAGGAGGAAGTGTTCCGCGACATGTTCAGAAACCCCCAGGCCCAGGACCTCTTTCGTGAACTGAGCAGGGAATTCGAGAAATACGGTGTCCGGTTCGACGAGAGATTCATGAACCGGGTTTTCTTCGGAGGAAGGGGGATATTCTTCGGAGGAATCTTCTTTGGTGGGCCGATTTTCGGAAGTCCTTTCTTTTCTCGGGACTCCGGCGGGGCCCCGGTATTTGGCCGGGAGAGCAGGCGGCCTGCTCTTCACAAGTCGAAGGTCCGCACCTTGAACGAGGGAATCCTGGCCCGGTTCGGGCAGAAGATCGAGACCCTTCTCCTGGGGCACGCTCCAAAATCCATTGGCAGATCAAACGGTCTCGACATGACGTACCATCTGAGGCTGACCAGGGAGGAGGCCTCCTCAGGGTCGAAGATCAGGATCGCCTACAAGAGGGGGAAGAGCCCTGAGAAGTTGGACGTGAAGATCCCCCCTGGTACGAGGTCCGGCAGCAGACTCAGGGTAAGGGGCAAGGGGATGCCGAATCCTGCTGGCGGTCCACCTGGAGACCTCTATCTCCTGATCGAAGTGGGGCGTTGA
- a CDS encoding DUF434 domain-containing protein, translated as MQRRLSIDLASLRKGAEDLRYLLGRGYPRKNSLDLVGNRYGLERKARELLHRGVFSQADAGRRRERRIPMEGVRGSVLAADGHNVLITIEAALRREPLVMADDSFIRDVSGISSSYKMGEVTIEAVDLLIEVLVEFPPERIVFLFDSPISKSGLLALHVARRLRAANLAGESRAVKVPERILMGHPGVVATSDSAIIDRVDRVVDLAGHVIETRIPQAWLITL; from the coding sequence GTGCAAAGGCGTCTCTCCATCGATCTGGCATCCCTCAGAAAAGGGGCGGAGGATCTCCGGTATCTTCTCGGACGGGGCTATCCCCGGAAGAACAGCCTCGATCTCGTCGGCAACCGTTACGGCCTGGAAAGGAAAGCACGAGAACTGCTCCACCGTGGGGTCTTTTCTCAGGCCGACGCAGGACGGCGGAGGGAGAGAAGGATTCCCATGGAAGGGGTCAGAGGTTCTGTCCTCGCAGCGGACGGCCACAATGTGCTGATCACCATCGAGGCAGCCCTGCGCCGGGAACCCCTGGTAATGGCGGATGACTCTTTCATTCGAGACGTCTCAGGGATCTCATCTTCCTACAAGATGGGAGAGGTAACGATCGAGGCCGTCGATCTCCTGATAGAAGTGCTGGTGGAGTTCCCGCCCGAGAGGATCGTGTTTCTCTTTGATTCTCCCATCAGCAAGAGCGGGCTCCTGGCACTCCATGTCGCCCGTCGTCTCAGGGCGGCTAACCTGGCCGGAGAATCGAGGGCTGTGAAGGTCCCTGAAAGGATTCTCATGGGCCATCCAGGAGTCGTCGCGACCAGCGACTCGGCGATCATCGATCGGGTCGACCGAGTGGTCGATCTGGCAGGCCACGTCATCGAGACCCGCATTCCGCAGGCCTGGCTGATCACACTCTGA
- a CDS encoding glutaredoxin family protein produces MAKEYLSRKGIPFVDHDVTMDPEALQEMVRISGARAVPVIAACGEVMVGFDQARLDQILSCITQKTEI; encoded by the coding sequence ATGGCGAAAGAGTATCTTTCGCGCAAGGGGATCCCTTTTGTGGATCACGATGTGACCATGGATCCAGAAGCCCTCCAGGAGATGGTTAGGATCTCCGGGGCCAGGGCGGTCCCCGTCATTGCAGCCTGCGGCGAGGTCATGGTCGGATTCGATCAGGCCCGTCTTGATCAGATACTTTCGTGCATCACTCAGAAGACCGAGATCTGA